The following proteins come from a genomic window of Candidatus Krumholzibacteriia bacterium:
- a CDS encoding flagellar hook-length control protein FliK, giving the protein TRNTWQATVTVEPAHLGRVDLQVTRGTGGLEVVLVAAHRDAAQALDAEVDDLVDELIRRELEPAKVTVRTTDRGLDAERQPARQNPENDPTRARRDQDDTTESEAEERQGRRGRGREARDQRQATA; this is encoded by the coding sequence ACCAGGAACACGTGGCAGGCGACGGTGACGGTCGAACCTGCGCACCTCGGACGGGTCGACCTGCAGGTCACGCGAGGGACGGGAGGGCTGGAGGTCGTCCTCGTGGCGGCCCATCGTGACGCGGCCCAGGCCCTCGACGCCGAGGTCGACGATCTGGTCGACGAACTGATCCGCCGTGAACTCGAGCCGGCCAAGGTCACCGTGCGCACCACGGACCGTGGCCTCGACGCCGAGCGACAGCCGGCACGCCAGAACCCCGAGAACGACCCCACCCGGGCCCGTCGCGACCAGGACGACACGACGGAGTCCGAGGCCGAGGAACGCCAGGGACGGCGCGGCCGCGGCCGTGAGGCCCGTGACCAGCGCCAGGCGACCGCCTGA
- a CDS encoding flagellar hook assembly protein FlgD has protein sequence MIDPTNPAASASQASTRSSADQGLGTRIQSASELRMDFLNLLTAQLSNQDPLSPMDNEQMVQQLATFSQLEQLERVNSNLQEQMGYSQSLNNTMMMNVAGKRVTVAGNEIGVVNGQPSRSLVRVPEAGTVFARVLDANGATVRTLDASIVEPGFNRIEWDGKDDDGNAVPDGDYSLEISAVDRSGNFMKSVAFSSGVVDTVQFENNFIQLEVNGRLYGPGDVVEVGVAPRDPVVVNVEGDDGPGTGSDDDDGTDDDGTGVTPPPDAEDPWSPPVSSMLGGASRSTFDRNPWEALLRIG, from the coding sequence GTGATCGACCCGACGAACCCCGCAGCATCGGCGAGCCAGGCCAGCACCCGCAGCTCCGCGGACCAGGGTCTGGGGACCCGGATCCAGAGTGCCAGTGAGCTGCGGATGGACTTCCTCAATCTGCTCACGGCGCAGCTCTCCAACCAGGATCCGCTGTCGCCCATGGACAACGAGCAGATGGTGCAGCAGCTCGCGACATTCAGTCAGCTCGAGCAGCTCGAGCGTGTGAACTCGAATCTGCAGGAGCAGATGGGATACAGCCAGAGCCTGAACAACACCATGATGATGAACGTGGCCGGCAAGCGCGTGACCGTGGCCGGCAACGAGATCGGTGTCGTGAACGGCCAGCCCTCGCGATCCCTGGTGCGCGTGCCCGAGGCGGGCACCGTCTTCGCGCGCGTGCTCGACGCGAACGGGGCCACCGTACGTACGCTCGACGCGAGCATCGTCGAGCCGGGCTTCAACCGTATCGAGTGGGACGGCAAGGACGACGACGGCAATGCCGTGCCCGACGGCGACTACTCGCTGGAGATCTCGGCCGTGGATCGCAGCGGCAACTTCATGAAGTCGGTCGCCTTCAGCAGCGGCGTCGTCGACACCGTGCAGTTCGAGAACAACTTCATCCAGCTCGAGGTGAACGGGCGTCTGTACGGCCCGGGCGACGTGGTCGAGGTCGGTGTCGCCCCCCGTGATCCCGTCGTCGTGAACGTCGAGGGTGACGACGGACCGGGCACCGGGAGCGATGACGACGACGGTACCGACGACGACGGCACCGGCGTGACGCCGCCGCCCGATGCCGAGGATCCGTGGAGCCCGCCGGTGTCGTCGATGCTCGGCGGCGCCTCGCGTTCCACCTTCGACCGCAATCCGTGGGAAGCCCTTCTGAGGATCGGCTGA
- a CDS encoding flagellar hook-basal body complex protein: protein MLRSLFAGVTGLEANIVELDVVGNNISNANTVGFKSARVTFQEILTQNIQSATRPDEGGGLGGVNPQQIGLGAVVGAIDSEFTQGNLRTTGNKTDLAIQGEGFFVLSDGNSQAYTRAGNFMFDADNALVSAGTGMKVQGTMANERGEFVSGAVQDIQIDPSTVMPAQATNSLKVWGNLDSESDAQGTHLLQTGPLLSTAAATDDLRFLHSGADGEDLQLTNGDVIALTGQIGGLDIPDTQFEIGEVADGFDGTTIQDLRDWFQAELRANGAPGATVTLDADGAFTVNNAGGDPLMEDVKLLAGGRVSFNQVMLFGNQIQPGNTATSAATLLSPAEETDVISELYNSDGKKLNFQFEDDGAGNMITSIQIGGTLGGEAITPVVFEVEEGSTDLTELLSRLTQAFRISNADGVEIDSNGRIDVQGDVGLASGIDNIALREEGNLFSNIGTSIDFSVIDEAQDAATFSVTNTVYDSLGNTHNLTLAFTKRTGFNVWDWKAGLDGDEEITAGETGTVTFDEAGRLVSFLYTDGGGQVSFRPQAQGTSGAEPVSISIDPGTIGGVNGLTQYNSSDQIQSTGDGYGVGRLIDFDIDRDGVITGRFSNDTVLNMARMSMAVFNNPSGLVRSGNNTYSVSGNSGTAVMGFANEGNAGLINSGALEASNVDLSEQFTRLVVAQRAFQSNARVISTSDEVLQELVNIV from the coding sequence ATGCTTCGTTCGTTGTTCGCCGGGGTCACGGGCCTCGAGGCCAACATTGTCGAACTCGACGTCGTCGGGAACAACATCTCCAATGCGAACACGGTCGGTTTCAAGTCCGCCCGTGTGACCTTCCAGGAGATCCTGACCCAGAACATCCAGTCGGCCACGCGTCCCGACGAGGGTGGCGGTCTGGGTGGTGTGAATCCGCAGCAGATCGGTCTGGGGGCCGTGGTCGGCGCCATCGACAGCGAGTTCACGCAGGGCAACCTGCGGACCACGGGCAACAAGACCGACCTGGCCATCCAGGGCGAGGGCTTCTTCGTGCTCAGCGACGGCAACTCGCAGGCCTACACCCGCGCCGGGAACTTCATGTTCGACGCCGACAATGCGCTCGTCAGTGCCGGCACGGGCATGAAGGTGCAGGGCACGATGGCCAACGAGCGCGGTGAGTTCGTGTCGGGCGCGGTGCAGGACATCCAGATCGATCCCAGTACCGTGATGCCGGCCCAGGCCACGAACTCGCTCAAGGTGTGGGGCAACCTCGACAGCGAGTCCGACGCCCAGGGCACGCATCTGCTCCAGACCGGTCCGCTGCTGTCGACGGCAGCGGCGACGGACGATCTGCGGTTCCTGCACTCCGGTGCCGACGGTGAGGACCTCCAGTTGACCAACGGCGACGTCATCGCCCTGACCGGTCAGATCGGCGGTCTGGACATTCCGGACACGCAGTTCGAGATCGGTGAGGTCGCCGACGGCTTCGACGGCACGACCATCCAGGACCTGCGCGACTGGTTCCAGGCCGAGCTCCGGGCGAACGGTGCCCCGGGAGCCACGGTCACGCTCGATGCCGACGGTGCCTTCACCGTGAACAACGCCGGCGGCGATCCCCTGATGGAGGACGTCAAGCTCCTTGCCGGTGGCCGTGTGAGCTTCAACCAGGTCATGCTCTTCGGCAACCAGATCCAGCCGGGCAACACCGCGACGTCCGCGGCCACACTGTTGAGCCCGGCCGAGGAGACCGACGTCATCAGCGAGCTGTACAACTCCGACGGCAAGAAGCTGAACTTCCAGTTCGAGGACGACGGCGCCGGCAACATGATCACGTCGATCCAGATCGGCGGTACGCTCGGTGGCGAGGCGATCACCCCGGTCGTGTTCGAGGTCGAGGAGGGTTCCACGGACCTCACCGAGCTGCTCAGCCGCCTGACCCAGGCCTTCCGGATCTCGAATGCCGACGGCGTGGAGATCGACTCGAACGGTCGTATCGACGTGCAGGGCGACGTGGGCCTGGCCAGCGGCATCGACAACATCGCGCTGCGGGAGGAGGGGAACCTCTTCAGCAACATCGGCACTTCGATCGACTTCTCCGTGATCGACGAGGCCCAGGACGCCGCGACCTTCTCGGTGACCAACACCGTGTACGACTCGCTCGGGAACACGCACAACCTGACGCTCGCCTTCACCAAGCGGACCGGCTTCAACGTGTGGGACTGGAAGGCCGGTCTCGACGGGGACGAGGAGATCACGGCCGGTGAGACCGGCACCGTGACCTTCGACGAGGCGGGTCGTCTGGTCTCGTTCCTCTACACCGACGGCGGTGGCCAGGTGAGCTTCCGGCCGCAGGCCCAGGGAACCAGTGGCGCGGAGCCGGTGTCCATCAGCATCGACCCGGGTACGATCGGTGGCGTGAACGGCCTCACCCAGTACAACTCCAGCGACCAGATCCAGTCGACGGGTGATGGCTACGGAGTGGGGCGGCTGATCGACTTCGACATCGACCGCGACGGCGTGATCACCGGCCGGTTCAGCAACGACACCGTTCTGAACATGGCCCGCATGAGTATGGCCGTGTTCAACAATCCGTCCGGTCTGGTCCGGTCGGGGAACAACACCTACAGCGTGAGCGGGAACTCCGGGACGGCCGTGATGGGCTTCGCGAACGAGGGCAACGCCGGTCTCATCAATTCGGGCGCGCTCGAGGCGAGCAACGTGGACCTGTCGGAGCAGTTCACGCGGCTGGTGGTCGCCCAGCGGGCCTTCCAGTCGAACGCGCGGGTGATCAGCACCAGCGACGAGGTGCTGCAGGAACTGGTGAACATCGTCTAG
- a CDS encoding flagellar FlbD family protein — MIEVTRLNGTGLVLNADLIEYVESTPDTLVSLTTGRKIMVTESVDEVVRRAIAYRAQVRGAYPVAVAADPDA; from the coding sequence ATGATCGAGGTCACACGGCTCAACGGTACCGGATTGGTCCTCAACGCGGACCTGATCGAGTACGTCGAGTCCACACCCGACACTTTAGTCAGCCTCACTACCGGTCGAAAGATCATGGTGACGGAGTCCGTGGACGAGGTCGTCCGCCGGGCGATCGCCTACCGCGCGCAGGTGCGCGGGGCGTATCCCGTTGCCGTAGCGGCAGATCCGGACGCCTGA
- a CDS encoding MotA/TolQ/ExbB proton channel family protein — MDLATIGGLVGGAGLILAAILSSGNLGMFLDLPAILTVVGGSLAALFINFPIPKVLGVFKVVRKAMFHDDEDPTEIIQKMVSYAERARKEGMLALEEDSENEPDKFLAKGLRLAVDGTDPQLLARIMETDLSALETRHKEGKSIFEQLGMFAPAFGMIGTLIGLVQMLANLSDPSSIGSGMAIALLTTFYGSVIANLVALPIAGKLKARSNEELHTREMIIEGIMSIQSGDSPRIVQEKLKSYLTPVQQTQLAAR; from the coding sequence GTGGATCTGGCGACGATCGGAGGCTTGGTCGGGGGGGCAGGACTGATCCTGGCCGCCATCCTCAGCAGTGGCAACCTGGGGATGTTCCTCGACCTGCCCGCGATCCTGACCGTGGTCGGCGGGTCGCTGGCCGCGCTCTTCATCAACTTTCCGATCCCGAAGGTTCTCGGCGTGTTCAAGGTGGTCCGCAAGGCCATGTTCCACGACGACGAGGACCCCACCGAGATCATCCAGAAGATGGTCAGCTACGCCGAGCGAGCCCGGAAGGAAGGCATGCTCGCGCTCGAGGAGGACTCGGAGAACGAGCCCGACAAGTTCCTGGCCAAGGGGCTGCGCCTCGCCGTCGACGGAACCGATCCTCAGCTGCTCGCCCGGATCATGGAGACCGACCTCTCGGCGCTGGAGACGCGCCACAAGGAGGGCAAGTCGATCTTCGAACAATTGGGCATGTTCGCGCCGGCCTTCGGCATGATCGGGACCCTGATCGGTCTGGTGCAGATGCTCGCGAATCTGAGCGACCCGAGTTCGATCGGCAGCGGTATGGCGATCGCGCTGCTCACGACCTTCTACGGATCGGTGATCGCGAATCTCGTGGCCCTGCCCATCGCGGGGAAGCTCAAGGCCCGTAGCAACGAAGAGCTGCACACCCGCGAGATGATCATCGAGGGGATCATGTCGATCCAGAGCGGCGACAGCCCGCGCATCGTCCAGGAAAAGCTGAAGAGTTACCTGACGCCGGTGCAGCAGACCCAACTCGCGGCGCGGTAG
- a CDS encoding OmpA family protein: MAKRQKQEEPPLGAPLWMATFSDMVTLLLAFFVMLLSFSSIQEAKFHEAIHSLKGAFGVMASPPTVIQQPDVVVPQADTNEWQQMLYELQQVRVALSEEGLQEEVQLTLEKEGVSIQISTPMLFEPAKAELRAPSTELLDKLVTALQRLDTEIHIEGHTDNVPINSEQFPSNWELSSARAMAVLKYLVERGLPPDRLAAVGYGEFRPIDTNDTEAGRHRNRRVEIFVRRTDGLARSVQRAER, translated from the coding sequence ATGGCCAAGCGGCAGAAGCAGGAAGAACCGCCCCTGGGCGCACCGCTCTGGATGGCCACCTTCTCCGACATGGTGACCCTGCTGCTGGCCTTCTTCGTCATGCTGCTGTCGTTCTCGTCGATCCAGGAAGCGAAGTTCCACGAGGCCATCCACTCGCTGAAGGGCGCCTTCGGGGTGATGGCCTCGCCGCCGACGGTGATCCAGCAGCCCGACGTCGTGGTGCCCCAGGCCGACACCAACGAGTGGCAGCAGATGCTCTACGAGCTCCAGCAGGTACGGGTGGCGTTGTCCGAGGAGGGGTTGCAGGAGGAGGTCCAGCTCACGCTCGAGAAGGAGGGCGTGAGCATCCAGATCAGTACGCCCATGCTGTTCGAACCGGCGAAGGCCGAACTCCGCGCACCCAGCACCGAACTGCTCGACAAGCTCGTGACGGCCCTGCAGAGGTTGGACACCGAGATCCACATCGAGGGCCACACCGACAACGTTCCGATCAACAGTGAGCAGTTCCCGTCCAACTGGGAACTGTCGTCGGCCCGGGCGATGGCCGTCCTGAAGTACCTGGTCGAGCGAGGACTGCCGCCGGATCGCCTCGCAGCGGTCGGTTACGGCGAGTTCCGGCCGATCGACACCAACGACACCGAGGCGGGTCGACACCGGAACCGCCGCGTGGAGATCTTCGTGCGCCGGACCGACGGGTTGGCGAGATCCGTGCAGAGGGCCGAGCGGTAA
- a CDS encoding flagellar basal body-associated FliL family protein: protein MAEEQAEAKTAKAGLLQNKAVIVVAIVALQAAMAFGLTKFLIAPTTSSSEIELVEGEGEGAGEAAAKGVLVSLEEMIVSLNSGARPRYLRTTIAVEAVDSKAATEVEDRMAEFRDATIMTLSHHSVQDLLSFEGKEAVKAEIKDALKSLVEEGKVLNVYYSDFVVQ, encoded by the coding sequence GTGGCCGAAGAACAGGCCGAAGCCAAGACCGCCAAAGCCGGTCTACTCCAGAACAAGGCAGTGATCGTCGTCGCGATCGTCGCGCTGCAGGCGGCCATGGCCTTCGGCCTGACCAAGTTCCTGATCGCGCCCACGACCTCTTCGAGCGAGATCGAGCTGGTGGAAGGCGAAGGTGAGGGCGCGGGTGAGGCCGCGGCCAAGGGCGTGTTGGTCAGCCTCGAGGAGATGATCGTGAGCCTGAATTCGGGCGCGCGACCACGCTACCTGCGGACCACGATCGCCGTCGAGGCGGTCGACTCGAAGGCTGCGACGGAGGTCGAGGACCGCATGGCCGAGTTCCGCGATGCCACGATCATGACCCTCAGCCATCACAGCGTGCAGGACCTGTTGAGCTTCGAGGGCAAGGAAGCCGTCAAGGCCGAGATCAAGGACGCACTGAAGTCCCTCGTGGAAGAGGGCAAGGTGCTCAACGTGTACTACAGCGACTTCGTCGTGCAGTAG
- a CDS encoding FliM/FliN family flagellar motor switch protein has translation MDNLSQEEIDALLEEAADDATEFDAQEAAGADSGGDAFGDVADPRERAIRAFDFNRPNNNLSKTFERNLRGVSESFAKDASLSFSNTMRGNCDYTFAGMRVNSFGETLSGWESPSCIAVCSMEPLSGVVLVHVEASLMFSFFTKLLGGPIEVPSQVRDFTEIEMGLARKVLSKILEQFSAATEKVHRVIPLLIQIENNPNYLNAFAEAEPVLNLQYNVTMEEVGAVMSFVIPLAAFEPVREEFDPREGIDVRNAADRMAEKQQAHGLVGTASALMSARFRSRRIRFDELLALKTGDVLSLEHHVDRPLDVDVEGKPMFRGTSGRVGRSRAVQILGRREDV, from the coding sequence GTGGACAACCTCTCCCAGGAAGAGATCGACGCCCTCCTCGAGGAAGCGGCGGACGACGCGACGGAGTTCGATGCCCAGGAGGCTGCGGGCGCCGATTCCGGCGGCGACGCCTTCGGTGACGTCGCGGACCCGCGCGAGCGCGCGATCCGGGCCTTCGACTTCAACCGGCCGAACAACAATCTGAGCAAGACCTTCGAGCGCAATCTTCGTGGCGTGAGCGAGAGCTTCGCCAAGGACGCCAGCCTGTCCTTCTCGAACACGATGCGCGGCAACTGCGACTACACCTTTGCGGGCATGCGCGTGAACAGCTTCGGAGAGACCCTGTCGGGTTGGGAGAGCCCGAGTTGCATCGCCGTGTGCTCCATGGAGCCTCTGTCCGGCGTGGTCCTCGTGCACGTCGAGGCTTCGCTCATGTTCTCGTTCTTCACGAAGCTCCTCGGTGGCCCCATCGAGGTCCCCAGCCAGGTGCGGGACTTCACCGAGATCGAGATGGGTCTCGCTCGGAAGGTGTTGAGCAAGATCCTCGAGCAGTTCAGCGCAGCGACCGAGAAGGTCCACCGGGTGATTCCCCTGCTGATCCAGATCGAGAACAACCCGAACTACCTGAACGCCTTCGCAGAGGCAGAGCCGGTCCTGAACTTGCAGTACAACGTGACCATGGAGGAGGTCGGGGCGGTCATGAGCTTCGTGATTCCGCTGGCGGCCTTCGAGCCGGTCCGTGAGGAGTTCGACCCCCGCGAGGGGATCGACGTCCGCAACGCGGCCGACCGCATGGCCGAGAAGCAGCAGGCGCACGGTCTGGTGGGAACGGCGTCGGCCCTGATGTCGGCGCGATTCCGGTCCCGTCGAATCCGCTTCGACGAGCTGCTGGCGCTGAAGACGGGAGACGTGCTCTCGCTCGAACACCACGTGGACCGACCCCTCGACGTCGACGTCGAGGGTAAGCCGATG